A window of Saccopteryx leptura isolate mSacLep1 chromosome 5, mSacLep1_pri_phased_curated, whole genome shotgun sequence contains these coding sequences:
- the HCK gene encoding tyrosine-protein kinase HCK isoform X2 — translation MNKSSGRMGCVKSKFLRDRGKASKTEPSANPHSPVYVPDPTSSGKRRPDNSNGNPPGSKDGSEDTIVVALYDYEAIHREDLSFQKGDQMVVLEESGEWWKARSLATRKEGYIPSNYVAHVNSLETEEWFFKGISRKDAERQLLAPGNILGSFMIRDSETTKGSYSLSVRDYDPQHRDTVKHYKIRTLDNGGFYISPRSTFSTLQDLVAHYKKGSDGLCQKLTVPCVSSKPQKPWEKDAWEIPRESLKLEKRLGAGQFGEVWMATYNKHTKVAVKTMKPGSMSVEAFLAEANLMKTLQHDKLVKLHAVVTEEPIYIITEFMAKGSLLDFLKSEEGSKQPLPKLIDFSAQIAEGMAFIEQRNYIHRDLRAANILVSATLVCKIADFGLARIIEDNEYTAREGAKFPIKWTAPEAINFGSFTIKSDVWSFGVLLMEIVTYGRIPYPGMSNPEVIRALERGYRMPRPEHCPEELYNIMARCWKNRPEERPTFEYTQSVLEDFYTATESQYQQQP, via the exons GATGGGGTGTGTGAAGTCCAAGTTCCTCCGGGACCGAGGCAAGGCCTCGAAAACCGAGCCCAGTGCCAACCCACACAGCCCCGTGTATGTTCCAGATCCCACGTCCTCGGGCAAGCGG cGACCTGACAACAGCAATGGCAACCCGCCAGGGTCCAAGGACG GTTCTGAGGACACCATCGTGGTTGCCCTGTATGACTACGAGGCCATTCACCGTGAAGACCTCAGTTTCCAGAAGGGAGACCAGATGGTGGTCCTGGAGGA GTCGGGGGAGTGGTGGAAGGCACGGTCCCTTGCCACCCGGAAAGAGGGCTACATCCCAAGCAACTACGTCGCCCACGTTAACTCCCTGGAGACAGAGGA GTGGTTCTTCAAGGGCATCAGCAGGAAGGATGCGGAGCGCCAACTCCTGGCCCCCGGCAACATACTGGGCTCCTTCATGATCCGGGACAGTGAGACCACCAAAG GGAGCTACTCCCTGTCTGTGCGCGACTACGACCCCCAGCACAGGGACACGGTGAAACATTATAAGATCCGGACCCTGGACAACGGGGGCTTCTACATCTCCCCACGCAGCACCTTCAGCACCCTGCAGGACCTGGTGGCCCACTACAAGA AAGGGAGTGATGGACTGTGCCAGAAGCTGACGGTGCCCTGCGTGTCCTCCAAGCCCCAGAAGCCGTGGGAGAAAGATGCCTGGGAGATCCCCCGGGAGTCCCTCAAGCTGGAGAAAAGGCTGGGAGCTGGGCAGTTCGGGGAAGTCTGGATGG CCACCTACAACAAGCACACCAAGGTGGCGGTGAAGACGATGAAGCCGGGGAGCATGTCTGTGGAGGCCTTCCTGGCGGAGGCCAACCTCATGAAAACCCTGCAGCACGACAAGCTGGTGAAGCTGCATGCGGTGGTGACCGAGGAGCCTATCTACATCATCACGGAGTTCATGGCCAAAG gaaGCCTGCTGGACTTCCTGAAAAGTGAAGAGGGCAGCAAGCAGCCGTTGCCGAAACTCATCGACTTCTCGGCCCAG ATTGCGGAAGGCATGGCCTTCATCGAGCAGAGGAACTACATCCACCGAGACCTCCGGGCTGCCAACATCCTGGTCTCGGCAACCCTGGTGTGTAAGATCGCCGACTTCGGCCTGGCGAGGATCATCGAGGACAACGAGTACACGGCCCGGGAAG GGGCCAAGTTCCCCATCAAGTGGACAGCTCCCGAAGCCATCAACTTTGGCTCTTTCACCATCAAGTCAGACGTCTGGTCCTTTGGTGTCTTGCTGATGGAGATCGTCACCTACGGCCGGATCCCATACCCAG GCATGTCAAACCCTGAGGTGATCCGGGCACTGGAGCGTGGGTACCGGATGCCCCGGCCGGAGCACTGCCCCGAGGAGCTCTACAACATCATGGCTCGCTGCTGGAAGAACCGCCCTGAGGAGCGGCCCACCTTCGAATACACCCAGAGTGTGCTGGAAGACTTCTACACAGCCACTGAGAGCCAGTACCAACAGCAGCCGTGA
- the HCK gene encoding tyrosine-protein kinase HCK isoform X5, with amino-acid sequence MGCVKSKFLRDRGKASKTEPSANPHSPVYVPDPTSSGKRRPDNSNGNPPGSKDGSEDTIVVALYDYEAIHREDLSFQKGDQMVVLEESGEWWKARSLATRKEGYIPSNYVAHVNSLETEEWFFKGISRKDAERQLLAPGNILGSFMIRDSETTKGSYSLSVRDYDPQHRDTVKHYKIRTLDNGGFYISPRSTFSTLQDLVAHYKKGSDGLCQKLTVPCVSSKPQKPWEKDAWEIPRESLKLEKRLGAGQFGEVWMATYNKHTKVAVKTMKPGSMSVEAFLAEANLMKTLQHDKLVKLHAVVTEEPIYIITEFMAKGSLLDFLKSEEGSKQPLPKLIDFSAQIAEGMAFIEQRNYIHRDLRAANILVSATLVCKIADFGLARIIEDNEYTAREGAKFPIKWTAPEAINFGSFTIKSDVWSFGVLLMEIVTYGRIPYPGMSNPEVIRALERGYRMPRPEHCPEELYNIMARCWKNRPEERPTFEYTQSVLEDFYTATESQYQQQP; translated from the exons ATGGGGTGTGTGAAGTCCAAGTTCCTCCGGGACCGAGGCAAGGCCTCGAAAACCGAGCCCAGTGCCAACCCACACAGCCCCGTGTATGTTCCAGATCCCACGTCCTCGGGCAAGCGG cGACCTGACAACAGCAATGGCAACCCGCCAGGGTCCAAGGACG GTTCTGAGGACACCATCGTGGTTGCCCTGTATGACTACGAGGCCATTCACCGTGAAGACCTCAGTTTCCAGAAGGGAGACCAGATGGTGGTCCTGGAGGA GTCGGGGGAGTGGTGGAAGGCACGGTCCCTTGCCACCCGGAAAGAGGGCTACATCCCAAGCAACTACGTCGCCCACGTTAACTCCCTGGAGACAGAGGA GTGGTTCTTCAAGGGCATCAGCAGGAAGGATGCGGAGCGCCAACTCCTGGCCCCCGGCAACATACTGGGCTCCTTCATGATCCGGGACAGTGAGACCACCAAAG GGAGCTACTCCCTGTCTGTGCGCGACTACGACCCCCAGCACAGGGACACGGTGAAACATTATAAGATCCGGACCCTGGACAACGGGGGCTTCTACATCTCCCCACGCAGCACCTTCAGCACCCTGCAGGACCTGGTGGCCCACTACAAGA AAGGGAGTGATGGACTGTGCCAGAAGCTGACGGTGCCCTGCGTGTCCTCCAAGCCCCAGAAGCCGTGGGAGAAAGATGCCTGGGAGATCCCCCGGGAGTCCCTCAAGCTGGAGAAAAGGCTGGGAGCTGGGCAGTTCGGGGAAGTCTGGATGG CCACCTACAACAAGCACACCAAGGTGGCGGTGAAGACGATGAAGCCGGGGAGCATGTCTGTGGAGGCCTTCCTGGCGGAGGCCAACCTCATGAAAACCCTGCAGCACGACAAGCTGGTGAAGCTGCATGCGGTGGTGACCGAGGAGCCTATCTACATCATCACGGAGTTCATGGCCAAAG gaaGCCTGCTGGACTTCCTGAAAAGTGAAGAGGGCAGCAAGCAGCCGTTGCCGAAACTCATCGACTTCTCGGCCCAG ATTGCGGAAGGCATGGCCTTCATCGAGCAGAGGAACTACATCCACCGAGACCTCCGGGCTGCCAACATCCTGGTCTCGGCAACCCTGGTGTGTAAGATCGCCGACTTCGGCCTGGCGAGGATCATCGAGGACAACGAGTACACGGCCCGGGAAG GGGCCAAGTTCCCCATCAAGTGGACAGCTCCCGAAGCCATCAACTTTGGCTCTTTCACCATCAAGTCAGACGTCTGGTCCTTTGGTGTCTTGCTGATGGAGATCGTCACCTACGGCCGGATCCCATACCCAG GCATGTCAAACCCTGAGGTGATCCGGGCACTGGAGCGTGGGTACCGGATGCCCCGGCCGGAGCACTGCCCCGAGGAGCTCTACAACATCATGGCTCGCTGCTGGAAGAACCGCCCTGAGGAGCGGCCCACCTTCGAATACACCCAGAGTGTGCTGGAAGACTTCTACACAGCCACTGAGAGCCAGTACCAACAGCAGCCGTGA
- the HCK gene encoding tyrosine-protein kinase HCK isoform X3: MNKSSGRMGCVKSKFLRDRGKASKTEPSANPHSPVYVPDPTSSGKRRPDNSNGNPPGSKDAGSEDTIVVALYDYEAIHREDLSFQKGDQMVVLEESGEWWKARSLATRKEGYIPSNYVAHVNSLETEEWFFKGISRKDAERQLLAPGNILGSFMIRDSETTKGSYSLSVRDYDPQHRDTVKHYKIRTLDNGGFYISPRSTFSTLQDLVAHYKRSDGLCQKLTVPCVSSKPQKPWEKDAWEIPRESLKLEKRLGAGQFGEVWMATYNKHTKVAVKTMKPGSMSVEAFLAEANLMKTLQHDKLVKLHAVVTEEPIYIITEFMAKGSLLDFLKSEEGSKQPLPKLIDFSAQIAEGMAFIEQRNYIHRDLRAANILVSATLVCKIADFGLARIIEDNEYTAREGAKFPIKWTAPEAINFGSFTIKSDVWSFGVLLMEIVTYGRIPYPGMSNPEVIRALERGYRMPRPEHCPEELYNIMARCWKNRPEERPTFEYTQSVLEDFYTATESQYQQQP, encoded by the exons GATGGGGTGTGTGAAGTCCAAGTTCCTCCGGGACCGAGGCAAGGCCTCGAAAACCGAGCCCAGTGCCAACCCACACAGCCCCGTGTATGTTCCAGATCCCACGTCCTCGGGCAAGCGG cGACCTGACAACAGCAATGGCAACCCGCCAGGGTCCAAGGACG CAGGTTCTGAGGACACCATCGTGGTTGCCCTGTATGACTACGAGGCCATTCACCGTGAAGACCTCAGTTTCCAGAAGGGAGACCAGATGGTGGTCCTGGAGGA GTCGGGGGAGTGGTGGAAGGCACGGTCCCTTGCCACCCGGAAAGAGGGCTACATCCCAAGCAACTACGTCGCCCACGTTAACTCCCTGGAGACAGAGGA GTGGTTCTTCAAGGGCATCAGCAGGAAGGATGCGGAGCGCCAACTCCTGGCCCCCGGCAACATACTGGGCTCCTTCATGATCCGGGACAGTGAGACCACCAAAG GGAGCTACTCCCTGTCTGTGCGCGACTACGACCCCCAGCACAGGGACACGGTGAAACATTATAAGATCCGGACCCTGGACAACGGGGGCTTCTACATCTCCCCACGCAGCACCTTCAGCACCCTGCAGGACCTGGTGGCCCACTACAAGA GGAGTGATGGACTGTGCCAGAAGCTGACGGTGCCCTGCGTGTCCTCCAAGCCCCAGAAGCCGTGGGAGAAAGATGCCTGGGAGATCCCCCGGGAGTCCCTCAAGCTGGAGAAAAGGCTGGGAGCTGGGCAGTTCGGGGAAGTCTGGATGG CCACCTACAACAAGCACACCAAGGTGGCGGTGAAGACGATGAAGCCGGGGAGCATGTCTGTGGAGGCCTTCCTGGCGGAGGCCAACCTCATGAAAACCCTGCAGCACGACAAGCTGGTGAAGCTGCATGCGGTGGTGACCGAGGAGCCTATCTACATCATCACGGAGTTCATGGCCAAAG gaaGCCTGCTGGACTTCCTGAAAAGTGAAGAGGGCAGCAAGCAGCCGTTGCCGAAACTCATCGACTTCTCGGCCCAG ATTGCGGAAGGCATGGCCTTCATCGAGCAGAGGAACTACATCCACCGAGACCTCCGGGCTGCCAACATCCTGGTCTCGGCAACCCTGGTGTGTAAGATCGCCGACTTCGGCCTGGCGAGGATCATCGAGGACAACGAGTACACGGCCCGGGAAG GGGCCAAGTTCCCCATCAAGTGGACAGCTCCCGAAGCCATCAACTTTGGCTCTTTCACCATCAAGTCAGACGTCTGGTCCTTTGGTGTCTTGCTGATGGAGATCGTCACCTACGGCCGGATCCCATACCCAG GCATGTCAAACCCTGAGGTGATCCGGGCACTGGAGCGTGGGTACCGGATGCCCCGGCCGGAGCACTGCCCCGAGGAGCTCTACAACATCATGGCTCGCTGCTGGAAGAACCGCCCTGAGGAGCGGCCCACCTTCGAATACACCCAGAGTGTGCTGGAAGACTTCTACACAGCCACTGAGAGCCAGTACCAACAGCAGCCGTGA
- the HCK gene encoding tyrosine-protein kinase HCK isoform X4 → MGCVKSKFLRDRGKASKTEPSANPHSPVYVPDPTSSGKRRPDNSNGNPPGSKDAGSEDTIVVALYDYEAIHREDLSFQKGDQMVVLEESGEWWKARSLATRKEGYIPSNYVAHVNSLETEEWFFKGISRKDAERQLLAPGNILGSFMIRDSETTKGSYSLSVRDYDPQHRDTVKHYKIRTLDNGGFYISPRSTFSTLQDLVAHYKKGSDGLCQKLTVPCVSSKPQKPWEKDAWEIPRESLKLEKRLGAGQFGEVWMATYNKHTKVAVKTMKPGSMSVEAFLAEANLMKTLQHDKLVKLHAVVTEEPIYIITEFMAKGSLLDFLKSEEGSKQPLPKLIDFSAQIAEGMAFIEQRNYIHRDLRAANILVSATLVCKIADFGLARIIEDNEYTAREGAKFPIKWTAPEAINFGSFTIKSDVWSFGVLLMEIVTYGRIPYPGMSNPEVIRALERGYRMPRPEHCPEELYNIMARCWKNRPEERPTFEYTQSVLEDFYTATESQYQQQP, encoded by the exons ATGGGGTGTGTGAAGTCCAAGTTCCTCCGGGACCGAGGCAAGGCCTCGAAAACCGAGCCCAGTGCCAACCCACACAGCCCCGTGTATGTTCCAGATCCCACGTCCTCGGGCAAGCGG cGACCTGACAACAGCAATGGCAACCCGCCAGGGTCCAAGGACG CAGGTTCTGAGGACACCATCGTGGTTGCCCTGTATGACTACGAGGCCATTCACCGTGAAGACCTCAGTTTCCAGAAGGGAGACCAGATGGTGGTCCTGGAGGA GTCGGGGGAGTGGTGGAAGGCACGGTCCCTTGCCACCCGGAAAGAGGGCTACATCCCAAGCAACTACGTCGCCCACGTTAACTCCCTGGAGACAGAGGA GTGGTTCTTCAAGGGCATCAGCAGGAAGGATGCGGAGCGCCAACTCCTGGCCCCCGGCAACATACTGGGCTCCTTCATGATCCGGGACAGTGAGACCACCAAAG GGAGCTACTCCCTGTCTGTGCGCGACTACGACCCCCAGCACAGGGACACGGTGAAACATTATAAGATCCGGACCCTGGACAACGGGGGCTTCTACATCTCCCCACGCAGCACCTTCAGCACCCTGCAGGACCTGGTGGCCCACTACAAGA AAGGGAGTGATGGACTGTGCCAGAAGCTGACGGTGCCCTGCGTGTCCTCCAAGCCCCAGAAGCCGTGGGAGAAAGATGCCTGGGAGATCCCCCGGGAGTCCCTCAAGCTGGAGAAAAGGCTGGGAGCTGGGCAGTTCGGGGAAGTCTGGATGG CCACCTACAACAAGCACACCAAGGTGGCGGTGAAGACGATGAAGCCGGGGAGCATGTCTGTGGAGGCCTTCCTGGCGGAGGCCAACCTCATGAAAACCCTGCAGCACGACAAGCTGGTGAAGCTGCATGCGGTGGTGACCGAGGAGCCTATCTACATCATCACGGAGTTCATGGCCAAAG gaaGCCTGCTGGACTTCCTGAAAAGTGAAGAGGGCAGCAAGCAGCCGTTGCCGAAACTCATCGACTTCTCGGCCCAG ATTGCGGAAGGCATGGCCTTCATCGAGCAGAGGAACTACATCCACCGAGACCTCCGGGCTGCCAACATCCTGGTCTCGGCAACCCTGGTGTGTAAGATCGCCGACTTCGGCCTGGCGAGGATCATCGAGGACAACGAGTACACGGCCCGGGAAG GGGCCAAGTTCCCCATCAAGTGGACAGCTCCCGAAGCCATCAACTTTGGCTCTTTCACCATCAAGTCAGACGTCTGGTCCTTTGGTGTCTTGCTGATGGAGATCGTCACCTACGGCCGGATCCCATACCCAG GCATGTCAAACCCTGAGGTGATCCGGGCACTGGAGCGTGGGTACCGGATGCCCCGGCCGGAGCACTGCCCCGAGGAGCTCTACAACATCATGGCTCGCTGCTGGAAGAACCGCCCTGAGGAGCGGCCCACCTTCGAATACACCCAGAGTGTGCTGGAAGACTTCTACACAGCCACTGAGAGCCAGTACCAACAGCAGCCGTGA
- the HCK gene encoding tyrosine-protein kinase HCK isoform X1 translates to MNKSSGRMGCVKSKFLRDRGKASKTEPSANPHSPVYVPDPTSSGKRRPDNSNGNPPGSKDAGSEDTIVVALYDYEAIHREDLSFQKGDQMVVLEESGEWWKARSLATRKEGYIPSNYVAHVNSLETEEWFFKGISRKDAERQLLAPGNILGSFMIRDSETTKGSYSLSVRDYDPQHRDTVKHYKIRTLDNGGFYISPRSTFSTLQDLVAHYKKGSDGLCQKLTVPCVSSKPQKPWEKDAWEIPRESLKLEKRLGAGQFGEVWMATYNKHTKVAVKTMKPGSMSVEAFLAEANLMKTLQHDKLVKLHAVVTEEPIYIITEFMAKGSLLDFLKSEEGSKQPLPKLIDFSAQIAEGMAFIEQRNYIHRDLRAANILVSATLVCKIADFGLARIIEDNEYTAREGAKFPIKWTAPEAINFGSFTIKSDVWSFGVLLMEIVTYGRIPYPGMSNPEVIRALERGYRMPRPEHCPEELYNIMARCWKNRPEERPTFEYTQSVLEDFYTATESQYQQQP, encoded by the exons GATGGGGTGTGTGAAGTCCAAGTTCCTCCGGGACCGAGGCAAGGCCTCGAAAACCGAGCCCAGTGCCAACCCACACAGCCCCGTGTATGTTCCAGATCCCACGTCCTCGGGCAAGCGG cGACCTGACAACAGCAATGGCAACCCGCCAGGGTCCAAGGACG CAGGTTCTGAGGACACCATCGTGGTTGCCCTGTATGACTACGAGGCCATTCACCGTGAAGACCTCAGTTTCCAGAAGGGAGACCAGATGGTGGTCCTGGAGGA GTCGGGGGAGTGGTGGAAGGCACGGTCCCTTGCCACCCGGAAAGAGGGCTACATCCCAAGCAACTACGTCGCCCACGTTAACTCCCTGGAGACAGAGGA GTGGTTCTTCAAGGGCATCAGCAGGAAGGATGCGGAGCGCCAACTCCTGGCCCCCGGCAACATACTGGGCTCCTTCATGATCCGGGACAGTGAGACCACCAAAG GGAGCTACTCCCTGTCTGTGCGCGACTACGACCCCCAGCACAGGGACACGGTGAAACATTATAAGATCCGGACCCTGGACAACGGGGGCTTCTACATCTCCCCACGCAGCACCTTCAGCACCCTGCAGGACCTGGTGGCCCACTACAAGA AAGGGAGTGATGGACTGTGCCAGAAGCTGACGGTGCCCTGCGTGTCCTCCAAGCCCCAGAAGCCGTGGGAGAAAGATGCCTGGGAGATCCCCCGGGAGTCCCTCAAGCTGGAGAAAAGGCTGGGAGCTGGGCAGTTCGGGGAAGTCTGGATGG CCACCTACAACAAGCACACCAAGGTGGCGGTGAAGACGATGAAGCCGGGGAGCATGTCTGTGGAGGCCTTCCTGGCGGAGGCCAACCTCATGAAAACCCTGCAGCACGACAAGCTGGTGAAGCTGCATGCGGTGGTGACCGAGGAGCCTATCTACATCATCACGGAGTTCATGGCCAAAG gaaGCCTGCTGGACTTCCTGAAAAGTGAAGAGGGCAGCAAGCAGCCGTTGCCGAAACTCATCGACTTCTCGGCCCAG ATTGCGGAAGGCATGGCCTTCATCGAGCAGAGGAACTACATCCACCGAGACCTCCGGGCTGCCAACATCCTGGTCTCGGCAACCCTGGTGTGTAAGATCGCCGACTTCGGCCTGGCGAGGATCATCGAGGACAACGAGTACACGGCCCGGGAAG GGGCCAAGTTCCCCATCAAGTGGACAGCTCCCGAAGCCATCAACTTTGGCTCTTTCACCATCAAGTCAGACGTCTGGTCCTTTGGTGTCTTGCTGATGGAGATCGTCACCTACGGCCGGATCCCATACCCAG GCATGTCAAACCCTGAGGTGATCCGGGCACTGGAGCGTGGGTACCGGATGCCCCGGCCGGAGCACTGCCCCGAGGAGCTCTACAACATCATGGCTCGCTGCTGGAAGAACCGCCCTGAGGAGCGGCCCACCTTCGAATACACCCAGAGTGTGCTGGAAGACTTCTACACAGCCACTGAGAGCCAGTACCAACAGCAGCCGTGA